In the Brienomyrus brachyistius isolate T26 chromosome 20, BBRACH_0.4, whole genome shotgun sequence genome, one interval contains:
- the LOC125716078 gene encoding uncharacterized protein LOC125716078 — MYPSDSYMVTEEKRRKKEVELGFGKVRFGHKEAEPGSTKVRFGHKEAEPGSTKVRLKHKEAKLDATKVRLKHKEAKLGSTKVQLKHKEAKLGSTKVRFGHKEAKLGSTKVRFGHKEAKPGSTKVRFGHEEAEPGSTKVRFGHKEAEPGSTKVQFGLKEAEPGSTKVQFGHKEAELGSTKVQFGHKEAKLGSTKVRFGQKEAEPGSTKVRLKHKEAKLDATKVRLKHKEAKLGSTKVQLKHKEAKLGSTKVRFGHKEAKLGSTKVRFGHKEAKPGSTKVRFGHKEAEPGSTKVRFGHKEAKPGSTKVRFGHKEAEPGSTKVRFGHKEAEPGSTKVQFGHKEAEPGSTKVQFGHKEAELGSTKVQFGHKEAKLGSTKVRFGQKEAKLSSTKVRFRHKEVELHSTKVRFGHKEAGLHSTMVRFGHKEAGLHSTMVQFGHKEAKLGSTKVRFGQKEAKPGSTKVQFGHKEAGLHSTMVQFGHKEVDLCTGKMQFGHMKVKLGSFNI, encoded by the exons ATGTATCCGTCGGACTCCTATATGGTAACAG aagaaaaaagaagaaaaaaagaagtGGAGCTGGGCTTCGGCAAGGtacgatttggacataaggaggcggagccgGGATCCACCAAGGtacgatttggacataaggaggcggagccgGGATCCACCAAGGTGAGATTAAAACATAAGGAAGCGAAGCTGGACGCCACTAAGGTGAGATTAAAACATAAGGAGGCGAAGCTGGGCTCCACTAAGGTGCAATTAAAACACAAGGAGGCAAAGCTGGGCTCCaccaaggtgcgatttggacataaggaggcgaaACTGGGCTCCaccaaggtgcgatttggacataaggaggcgaaGCCGGGATCCaccaaggtgcgatttggacatgaGGAGGCGGAGCCGGGATCCACCAAG gtgcgatttggacataaggaggcggagccagGATCCACCAAGGTGCAATTTGGACTTAAGGAGGCAGAGCCAGGATCCACCAAGGtgcaatttggacataaggaggcagagctgggatccaccaaggtgcaatttggacataaggaggcgaaGCTGGGCTCCaccaaggtgcgatttggacaaaAGGAGGCGGAGCCGGGATCCACCAAGGTGAGATTAAAACATAAGGAAGCGAAGCTGGACGCCACTAAGGTGAGATTAAAACATAAGGAGGCGAAGCTGGGCTCCACTAAGGTGCAATTAAAACACAAGGAGGCAAAGCTGGGCTCCaccaaggtgcgatttggacataaggaggcgaaACTGGGCTCCaccaaggtgcgatttggacataaggaggcgaaGCCGGGATCCaccaaggtgcgatttggacataaggaggcggagccgGGATCCACCAAG gtgcgatttggacataaggaggcgaaGCCGGGCTCCaccaaggtgcgatttggacataaggaggcggagccgGGATCCaccaaggtgcgatttggacataaggaggcggagccgggatccaccaaggtgcaatttggacataaggaggcggagccgGGATCAACTAAGGtgcaatttggacataaggaggcagagctgggatccaccaaggtgcaatttggacataaggaggcgaaGCTGGGCTCCaccaaggtgcgatttggacaaaAGGAGgcgaagctgagctccaccaaGGTGCGATTTagacataaggaggtggagctacACTCCAcaaaggtgcgatttggacataaggaggcgggGCTACACTCCACGatggtgcgatttggacataaggaggcgggGCTACACTCCACGATGGtgcaatttggacataaggaggcgaaGCTGGGCTCCaccaaggtgcgatttggacaaaAGGAGGCGAAGCCGGGATCCACCAAGGtgcaatttggacataaggaggcgggGCTACACTCCACGATGGtgcaatttggacataaggaggtggacCTGTGCACTGGCAAAATGCAGTTCGGACATATGAAGGTGAAGCTGGGCTCCTTCAATATTTAA